From the Roseibium sp. HPY-6 genome, one window contains:
- a CDS encoding alkene reductase — translation MSDLKLFTPTRVGAVELKNRIVMAPLTRNRARAEDDAPFEIHAKYYGQRAGAGLIITEASQISPQGKGYAWTPGIHSEAQVEGWRRVTDAVHAKGGKIVLQLWHVGRISHPVLQPGGADPVAPSAIAANSKTFDGERFVDTPRPRALAVDEIPGIVADYRNAAENAKRAGFDGVEVHAANGYLIDQFLRDGSNKRDDQYGGSVENRVRFLREVMDAVVSVWGGDRVGVRLSPFSNANDIADSDPQATFSHVIKVLNGYGLAYLHLVEGQTGGPRDIPEGGDLAALYGLFDGARMGNNGYDRASAIDAVKADTLDLVAFGRPFISNPDLVDRLLQDTSLNALDPDTLYGGGEKGYTDYPSLAEGSIAAE, via the coding sequence ATGTCCGATTTGAAGCTGTTCACCCCAACACGGGTCGGAGCTGTTGAGCTGAAGAACCGCATTGTCATGGCCCCTTTGACGCGAAACCGCGCCCGGGCGGAGGACGACGCGCCGTTCGAGATTCACGCGAAATACTATGGCCAGCGCGCCGGCGCCGGTCTGATTATTACAGAGGCGTCTCAGATTTCACCTCAAGGCAAGGGGTACGCCTGGACGCCGGGTATTCACTCCGAAGCACAGGTCGAGGGCTGGAGGAGGGTCACGGATGCAGTGCACGCCAAGGGCGGCAAGATCGTGCTTCAGCTCTGGCACGTGGGCAGGATTTCACATCCGGTGCTGCAGCCTGGCGGCGCTGATCCCGTTGCACCTTCCGCGATTGCGGCAAATTCCAAGACGTTCGACGGCGAAAGGTTTGTCGACACACCGCGGCCGCGGGCGCTGGCTGTTGACGAGATCCCCGGCATCGTCGCGGACTATCGGAACGCTGCGGAAAATGCCAAGCGTGCCGGCTTTGACGGCGTGGAGGTGCATGCCGCCAATGGTTATCTGATCGACCAGTTCTTGCGCGATGGATCCAACAAACGCGATGATCAATATGGCGGGTCAGTCGAAAACCGGGTGCGCTTCTTGCGCGAGGTCATGGATGCTGTCGTATCGGTCTGGGGCGGTGACCGGGTTGGCGTACGTCTCAGCCCGTTCTCGAACGCCAATGACATTGCAGACAGTGACCCGCAAGCAACCTTCTCCCATGTCATCAAAGTGCTGAACGGATATGGGCTTGCCTATCTTCATTTGGTCGAAGGTCAGACAGGCGGGCCGCGCGACATTCCCGAAGGAGGCGATCTGGCAGCGCTTTACGGGTTGTTCGATGGCGCCAGGATGGGCAACAACGGTTATGATCGGGCGTCGGCCATCGATGCTGTGAAGGCAGATACACTCGATCTCGTCGCCTTCGGGCGTCCTTTTATCTCCAATCCGGATCTTGTCGACAGGCTGCTGCAAGACACGTCATTGAACGCGCTCGATCCGGACACGCTCTATGGCGGCGGCGAGAAGGGCTACACGGATTACCCGTCGCTTGCCGAAGGCTCGATTGCCGCCGAGTAG
- a CDS encoding cupin domain-containing protein: MTPNRLRAFGSFLLLAFGIAALPAHAADKSILPSNKPAPSLPAEKPEASGLTNAAANQHDHSPYDKVREVFSGDLTIAGEKVVFPQQNPSVRAIVVTMDPGERTVWHQHGAPLFAYILEGEVTVTYDGIGKKLLREGEGLLEAMTVTHQGENTGQGPAKILAVFLLGDDGEPVTEEAPPGAEQKKIQ; encoded by the coding sequence ATGACCCCAAATCGCCTCCGAGCTTTCGGTAGTTTCTTGTTGCTGGCCTTCGGAATTGCGGCCTTGCCCGCGCATGCCGCTGACAAGTCAATTCTCCCTTCCAACAAACCAGCTCCGTCTTTACCTGCGGAAAAGCCGGAGGCCTCCGGACTGACCAACGCGGCAGCGAACCAGCACGACCACAGCCCTTACGACAAGGTTCGTGAGGTCTTTTCCGGAGACCTCACAATTGCCGGCGAAAAAGTCGTTTTTCCGCAGCAGAACCCTTCAGTCCGGGCGATTGTCGTCACGATGGATCCGGGGGAGCGGACGGTCTGGCATCAACACGGAGCGCCGCTGTTTGCCTATATTCTGGAAGGTGAAGTGACTGTGACATATGACGGCATTGGCAAGAAGCTCCTCCGCGAAGGGGAAGGTCTGCTGGAGGCCATGACAGTGACGCACCAGGGTGAGAATACTGGGCAGGGCCCTGCGAAAATTCTGGCCGTCTTTCTGCTTGGCGACGACGGCGAGCCTGTCACGGAAGAAGCCCCCCCGGGAGCGGAGCAAAAGAAAATCCAGTAG
- a CDS encoding lytic murein transglycosylase, with the protein MTRRIPFAFKFTTGLVAGLCLTLSSAYAQQCGGDFRQFLAGVKQEAVAKGLSANAADRTLGGARIDQKVLSRDRAQGVFKMTFLDFSKRVISSYRMKNGAANMQKHAGIFQRTENEYGVPAPVITAFWALETDFGAVQGDFNTVNALATLAHDCRRPELFRPQLISAIEMVQNGDLDPQRTTGAWAGEIGMVQMLPEDIIKFGRDGDGDGHVKLKQSAPDAILTAGAFIDHLGWRNGEPWLQEVTVPQNLNWIETGLGKTKSGSDWAALGIQPRWGQISSNLPASLLLPQGRKGPAFLAYPNFNIYLEWNQSLIYTTSAAYFATRLAGAPRYNAGNPDQGLNDAQMKQLQTKLRAKGYDVGKIDGILGAGTRAAVQDMQQKLGMPADAWPTPALLNSL; encoded by the coding sequence ATGACCCGCCGAATACCTTTTGCGTTCAAATTCACCACTGGACTTGTCGCCGGACTTTGCCTGACGCTGTCATCCGCATACGCGCAGCAATGCGGCGGCGATTTCCGTCAGTTCCTGGCTGGGGTCAAGCAGGAAGCTGTCGCAAAGGGACTTTCGGCGAATGCTGCAGACCGCACGCTCGGCGGGGCGCGGATTGACCAGAAGGTTCTCTCGCGAGATCGGGCGCAGGGTGTCTTCAAGATGACGTTCCTGGATTTTTCAAAACGCGTCATCTCCAGCTACCGCATGAAAAACGGCGCGGCGAATATGCAGAAACATGCCGGCATCTTTCAGCGTACCGAGAACGAATATGGTGTACCGGCTCCCGTGATTACCGCGTTCTGGGCACTGGAAACCGACTTTGGCGCGGTTCAGGGCGATTTCAACACCGTCAACGCGCTGGCGACGCTTGCACATGACTGCCGCCGTCCGGAGCTGTTTCGTCCGCAACTGATTTCAGCGATCGAAATGGTGCAGAACGGGGATCTCGATCCGCAGCGCACCACGGGCGCTTGGGCAGGCGAAATCGGCATGGTGCAGATGCTGCCTGAAGACATCATCAAGTTCGGGCGCGATGGCGACGGCGACGGGCACGTCAAGCTGAAGCAAAGCGCTCCCGACGCGATCCTGACAGCCGGCGCGTTCATCGACCACTTGGGGTGGCGCAATGGTGAGCCCTGGCTGCAGGAGGTCACCGTTCCACAAAATCTGAACTGGATCGAAACGGGCCTTGGAAAAACCAAATCAGGAAGCGATTGGGCGGCGCTTGGCATTCAGCCGCGCTGGGGACAGATATCGTCCAACCTTCCGGCGTCACTTCTTCTTCCGCAGGGGCGGAAGGGTCCCGCCTTCCTGGCCTATCCGAATTTCAATATCTACCTGGAATGGAACCAGTCGCTTATTTACACGACGTCTGCGGCCTATTTCGCAACGCGTCTTGCCGGCGCTCCGCGCTACAATGCGGGTAATCCGGACCAGGGACTCAATGATGCGCAGATGAAGCAGCTTCAAACGAAGCTCCGCGCCAAGGGCTATGACGTCGGCAAGATCGACGGCATTTTGGGTGCCGGAACAAGAGCGGCCGTTCAGGACATGCAACAAAAGCTCGGCATGCCGGCAGATGCCTGGCCGACCCCAGCCCTTCTCAACAGCCTGTAA
- a CDS encoding class I SAM-dependent methyltransferase, which produces MHLVKSDSLIERGLNAAEYNIFEQNRIWARYANEKPDVAASLMRTIRAIHSRVASDHELSALSIGAANEPQFRILQAACQQGLWLYDIDGAALATLQERLMRQQLENVHLVQGDYTKDFQNSAVAKRSLETLLNGQRQDLITLHHSLYYSPACDWPNLIRALYDEVLAENGAMHLVMMSARETRPFTTTWLYNHFAGKFFGSSTDQDLLGLRHEMSFDTALKNSEIVSEMRQVKFWVDDFDLFMSVIWMILLYPQGHAYTLEQRIEITEFVIEHFWIPKRPLVQTQDYVTLHKLGPVKGRATYCGCF; this is translated from the coding sequence GTGCATCTGGTCAAGTCGGACAGTCTTATCGAACGCGGATTGAACGCCGCCGAATACAATATTTTCGAACAAAACCGGATCTGGGCTCGATACGCCAATGAGAAGCCTGATGTGGCGGCGAGCCTCATGCGAACAATCCGGGCTATTCATTCCAGAGTTGCTTCAGACCACGAGCTTTCGGCTTTGTCGATCGGAGCGGCCAACGAGCCTCAGTTCCGGATATTGCAGGCCGCGTGTCAACAAGGGCTTTGGCTCTATGATATCGACGGCGCTGCGCTTGCCACACTTCAGGAGCGGCTTATGCGCCAACAACTGGAGAACGTGCATCTTGTCCAAGGCGACTACACAAAAGACTTTCAAAACAGCGCCGTCGCCAAGAGGTCGCTGGAAACGCTGTTGAACGGCCAACGTCAGGATCTGATTACGCTGCACCACAGTCTCTATTACTCGCCTGCCTGTGATTGGCCGAATTTGATCCGCGCACTCTATGACGAGGTGCTTGCCGAAAACGGAGCCATGCATCTGGTAATGATGTCAGCCCGTGAGACGAGGCCGTTCACGACCACCTGGCTTTACAACCACTTTGCCGGCAAGTTTTTCGGAAGCTCGACGGACCAGGACCTGCTCGGTCTCCGGCATGAAATGAGCTTCGACACGGCGTTGAAAAACAGCGAAATCGTTTCGGAAATGCGCCAGGTGAAATTCTGGGTCGACGACTTCGATCTCTTCATGTCCGTCATTTGGATGATACTGCTCTACCCACAGGGACACGCCTACACCTTGGAGCAGCGGATCGAGATTACCGAGTTCGTGATAGAACACTTCTGGATACCGAAACGCCCGCTCGTCCAGACACAGGACTATGTGACGCTGCACAAACTGGGTCCGGTCAAAGGACGCGCGACTTACTGCGGCTGCTTTTGA
- the ilvD gene encoding dihydroxy-acid dehydratase: MPPYRSRTSTHGRNMAGARGLWRATGMKDDDFGKPIIAISNSFTQFVPGHVHLKDLGQLVAREVEKAGGVAKEFNTIAVDDGIAMGHDGMLYSLPSREVISDAVEYMVNGHCADALVCISNCDKITPGMLNAAMRLNIPVVFVSGGPMEAGKVVLENGVQKSIDLVDAMVAAADDSMSDADVLAMEQNACPTCGSCSGMFTANSMNCLTEALGLALPGNGSTLATHADRERLFVEAGHLIVDLAKRYYEQDDESVLPRNIANFKAFENAMTLDISMGGSTNTILHLLAASYEGEIGFTMDDIDRLSKQVPVLCKVAPAVENIHMEDVHRAGGIMGILGELDRAGKLHTDIPTVHSSTMKEALARWDICQTNSESVHNFYKAAPGGVPTQTAFSQSRRWDDLDLDRQTGVIREGEHAYSKDGGLAVLYGNIAEEGCVVKTAGVDESILKFTGPARIFESQDSAVSAILTNKVKAGDVVLIRYEGPRGGPGMQEMLYPTSYLKSKGLGKECALITDGRFSGGTSGLSIGHMSPEAAEGGAVGLVEEGDTIVIDIPNRILKVDISDEELAQRRAAMDAKGDDAWKPLEKRRRKITKALRAYAKMTTSAAKGAVREVD, translated from the coding sequence ATGCCCCCGTATCGTTCCAGAACATCCACCCACGGTCGTAACATGGCCGGAGCGCGCGGTTTGTGGCGCGCCACTGGCATGAAGGATGATGATTTCGGCAAGCCGATCATTGCGATTTCAAACTCGTTTACCCAGTTCGTTCCGGGCCATGTGCATCTGAAGGACCTTGGCCAGCTTGTTGCGCGGGAAGTTGAAAAAGCCGGCGGTGTCGCCAAGGAATTCAACACGATCGCAGTTGATGACGGCATCGCCATGGGTCATGACGGCATGCTTTATTCGCTGCCCTCCCGCGAAGTCATTTCCGACGCTGTGGAATATATGGTCAATGGCCACTGTGCCGACGCCCTGGTCTGCATCTCAAACTGCGACAAGATCACACCGGGAATGCTGAATGCGGCCATGCGTTTGAATATTCCGGTGGTTTTCGTGTCTGGTGGGCCGATGGAGGCCGGCAAGGTTGTCCTTGAAAACGGCGTCCAGAAGTCGATCGACCTGGTTGACGCCATGGTGGCCGCAGCCGATGACAGCATGTCCGACGCCGATGTTCTGGCAATGGAACAAAATGCCTGCCCGACCTGTGGGTCGTGCTCCGGCATGTTCACCGCAAACTCAATGAACTGTCTGACGGAAGCCCTGGGGCTTGCTCTGCCTGGCAACGGTTCGACCCTCGCGACGCACGCGGATCGCGAGCGCCTGTTTGTCGAGGCCGGACATCTGATCGTCGATCTGGCCAAGCGCTACTACGAGCAGGACGATGAGAGCGTTTTGCCGCGCAATATTGCAAACTTCAAGGCATTCGAGAATGCCATGACGCTCGATATTTCCATGGGCGGGTCGACAAACACGATCCTGCACCTTCTGGCGGCCTCCTACGAAGGAGAGATCGGCTTCACCATGGATGACATCGACCGCCTGTCAAAGCAGGTGCCGGTCCTCTGTAAGGTCGCGCCAGCGGTCGAGAACATCCACATGGAAGATGTTCACCGGGCAGGGGGCATCATGGGCATTCTTGGAGAATTGGATCGCGCCGGAAAGCTCCATACCGATATCCCGACCGTTCACTCCTCAACCATGAAGGAAGCGCTCGCACGCTGGGACATCTGCCAGACAAATTCGGAAAGCGTGCATAATTTTTACAAGGCGGCTCCCGGCGGGGTTCCGACTCAAACCGCATTCAGCCAGAGCAGGCGTTGGGACGACCTCGATCTTGACCGTCAGACCGGCGTCATTCGCGAAGGGGAACATGCCTACAGTAAGGATGGTGGACTTGCTGTGCTCTACGGCAACATTGCCGAAGAAGGCTGCGTGGTGAAAACCGCGGGTGTCGACGAAAGCATCCTGAAATTCACGGGGCCTGCCCGTATTTTCGAAAGCCAGGACAGCGCGGTTTCGGCGATCCTGACCAACAAGGTCAAGGCAGGCGACGTTGTTCTGATCCGCTATGAAGGACCGCGCGGCGGTCCGGGTATGCAGGAGATGCTCTATCCGACGAGTTACCTGAAGTCCAAGGGGCTTGGCAAGGAATGCGCCTTGATCACGGACGGGCGCTTCTCAGGTGGTACGTCCGGCCTGTCTATTGGACACATGTCTCCGGAAGCAGCGGAAGGCGGTGCAGTCGGACTTGTCGAAGAAGGCGACACGATTGTCATCGATATCCCGAACCGTATCCTGAAGGTCGACATCTCGGATGAGGAACTGGCACAACGCCGCGCCGCCATGGACGCCAAAGGCGACGACGCCTGGAAGCCGCTTGAAAAGCGCAGGCGCAAGATCACCAAGGCGCTTCGTGCCTACGCCAAAATGACGACGAGCGCCGCGAAGGGCGCCGTGCGCGAAGTCGATTGA
- a CDS encoding SH3 domain-containing protein: MYPVAAPANSCDLNSTIESSQKQEEAPRCDLKIVGGEQSNKDFQESLRSIDPSALAAKILQLHASANEKVALEKQAPKLVNEPEDKQFDIPNVLRKSDGSERLADVVRKSREANENRKARANAGANGPSFKFLLAITLLIGLAGGAAMALGLPDMLKSESADLRPVATERIVAVPEIERANVAASDGEAFPQSAVETPSTGQSPVAATPAQIAKAKDRIRAAFAAGDTSAPGSSLGLTSSQNSLVDQSTPLNAAASGNEAATDITPPARADYPVLASSSPAAALPEKTIDLASTTAPSDTSQTKIEPVAAATSENANATENVTLSDESADSTGGFPNDARTLASVNMRVSEAKNGRIIAVIPSGTQVKYGTCGTWWCSVEHDGKTGFIGQRYLERSAQAE, encoded by the coding sequence ATGTATCCAGTAGCCGCGCCAGCCAACTCATGCGACCTCAATTCAACAATAGAAAGCAGCCAAAAACAGGAAGAAGCGCCAAGATGCGATCTCAAGATCGTTGGCGGTGAACAATCGAACAAGGACTTTCAGGAATCTCTTCGGAGTATCGATCCAAGCGCGCTCGCGGCAAAGATCCTCCAACTTCACGCCAGCGCAAACGAAAAAGTCGCTCTCGAGAAGCAAGCTCCGAAACTTGTCAACGAACCCGAAGACAAACAATTCGACATACCGAACGTGCTGCGAAAATCAGATGGTTCAGAGCGGCTTGCCGATGTTGTCAGGAAGTCTCGCGAAGCCAACGAGAACCGCAAGGCTCGAGCAAATGCAGGCGCTAATGGACCGAGTTTCAAATTCCTGCTTGCGATCACGCTTTTAATCGGTCTCGCAGGCGGTGCTGCAATGGCATTGGGGCTGCCGGACATGCTGAAGTCGGAAAGTGCCGATCTGCGCCCTGTTGCGACCGAACGCATTGTCGCGGTGCCTGAAATTGAGCGTGCCAACGTTGCTGCGTCAGATGGAGAAGCATTCCCGCAATCGGCCGTTGAAACCCCTTCGACCGGCCAGTCACCGGTCGCCGCCACGCCAGCGCAGATCGCCAAGGCCAAGGACAGGATCCGGGCAGCATTTGCCGCCGGTGACACGAGCGCGCCGGGCTCCTCATTAGGTCTGACATCCAGCCAGAATTCACTGGTGGACCAGTCCACGCCGCTGAACGCGGCCGCATCCGGAAACGAGGCGGCAACAGATATCACGCCTCCTGCGCGCGCCGACTATCCTGTACTGGCGAGCAGTTCGCCGGCTGCTGCCTTGCCGGAAAAAACGATTGACCTTGCAAGCACGACCGCTCCTTCAGACACCAGCCAAACAAAGATTGAACCGGTCGCTGCAGCCACAAGCGAGAATGCAAACGCAACCGAAAACGTCACACTTTCAGACGAAAGCGCCGATTCTACCGGCGGGTTTCCCAATGACGCGCGCACGCTCGCTTCAGTGAATATGCGTGTAAGCGAAGCCAAAAACGGAAGGATTATCGCTGTCATCCCGAGCGGGACACAGGTCAAGTACGGCACCTGCGGAACATGGTGGTGCAGCGTTGAGCACGATGGAAAGACCGGGTTTATCGGCCAGCGCTATCTCGAGCGATCCGCGCAGGCCGAATAG
- a CDS encoding ABC transporter substrate-binding protein, with protein MVFRALSKCAGFLIGMILMCHSLAAQEVKELKIGFMATLSGPAAVFGKHMHDGFMLAVNQSNGALGGMATKIFVVDDKLDPDHAVEEATKLINEYGIDVLVGVNFSRVMLAVHDPVVRSRTVFIGTNSGPAPIAGRNCSRYFFSTAPQDDQVHETMGRYASLKGYQRVVTIAPDYEAARDSIAAFRRHFKGQIAREIFPKLGQTGFSSEFDQIAEIDPDAIYAFMPGGMGIELVRQFQTSGLKGIIPFLSTRTVNAVTLPYTMETGEGLFSASHWAPNLDNPANKRFVREFGRAYNYPPSVYAAQGYDAAKLIHYALELTGGAKDQEALISAINAAPFESVRGDFRFNSNQFPIQDFYLVEGVRRTSRLYEMEAIARVFDDVGDAFSGSCRL; from the coding sequence ATGGTTTTCAGGGCACTGTCGAAATGCGCAGGTTTTCTCATCGGCATGATCTTGATGTGCCATTCTCTGGCAGCTCAGGAAGTCAAGGAACTCAAGATCGGCTTCATGGCCACACTGTCAGGGCCGGCTGCTGTTTTCGGCAAACACATGCATGATGGTTTCATGCTCGCGGTCAACCAGTCCAACGGCGCTCTTGGGGGCATGGCAACCAAGATCTTTGTTGTCGACGACAAGCTCGATCCTGACCACGCTGTGGAGGAGGCGACCAAGCTGATCAACGAATACGGGATTGACGTCCTGGTTGGCGTGAATTTTTCCCGGGTCATGCTGGCCGTCCACGATCCGGTCGTGCGTTCCAGAACTGTTTTCATCGGCACCAACTCGGGTCCGGCGCCGATTGCCGGCCGCAATTGTAGCCGCTACTTCTTTTCAACCGCACCACAGGATGACCAGGTCCACGAGACCATGGGCCGGTATGCAAGCCTGAAGGGTTATCAGCGGGTTGTTACGATTGCCCCTGACTATGAAGCAGCCCGCGACTCGATTGCCGCATTTCGCAGGCACTTCAAGGGACAGATCGCACGGGAAATTTTTCCAAAGCTCGGGCAGACCGGGTTCTCCTCGGAATTCGATCAGATTGCCGAGATCGATCCGGACGCCATCTACGCATTCATGCCCGGCGGCATGGGCATTGAACTCGTTCGTCAGTTTCAGACGTCCGGGCTGAAAGGGATCATTCCCTTCCTGTCAACGCGAACCGTGAATGCCGTCACCCTGCCTTACACAATGGAAACCGGCGAGGGGCTGTTTTCTGCTTCACATTGGGCACCAAACCTCGACAATCCGGCGAACAAACGGTTCGTGCGTGAATTTGGCCGGGCTTACAATTACCCGCCATCTGTTTACGCCGCGCAGGGGTATGACGCTGCAAAGCTTATTCACTACGCTCTGGAACTGACGGGCGGAGCGAAGGATCAGGAAGCCTTGATCTCTGCGATCAACGCTGCGCCGTTCGAAAGTGTTCGCGGCGACTTCCGTTTCAATTCAAATCAGTTTCCGATACAGGACTTTTATCTTGTCGAAGGGGTTCGCCGCACGAGCAGGCTCTATGAAATGGAAGCGATTGCCAGAGTTTTTGACGATGTCGGAGATGCGTTTTCCGGGTCTTGCAGACTGTAA
- a CDS encoding sugar porter family MFS transporter, translated as MLFLIALLAAIFGFLFGTDQGVISGALPLLKKEFVFTAQTEGFMTGAVPFGAIFGALLALLTVDKFGRRPVLTFCAILFAAGSFAAAAAFSVWSLTFARLVIGAAIGASSLVAPMYLAEIAPARIRGAVVSAFQLMITIGILAAFVVDWAFSFSGSWRYMLGFSLVPAVICLAGIFKAPESPRWLVLAGRDKAAREVLQTVQPEASPERLDKIVKEIEESRPSDPREESWSRFKEPALRGVLIFSVLAFFLQQFSGINVIMNYAPRILENAGFEGLANELVATIGIGALNVGVTILAMIVVDRLGRRPLFIFGFAGAFLSMALVAVLFHLNDNNLAWLSLVGLFSFVFFFAISLGPLPWLYMSELFPLALRGKGMAIASVSNWLCNFLVVFLFPTLAASLGEAMTFGLFSACCAFGLWYSWAFAPETRGLILEEVDQNIVRTSAGSVTA; from the coding sequence TTGCTGTTTTTGATTGCACTACTGGCCGCAATATTCGGCTTCCTGTTCGGCACGGATCAGGGCGTCATCTCAGGTGCCCTGCCCCTTTTGAAAAAAGAATTCGTTTTCACCGCGCAAACAGAAGGCTTCATGACGGGTGCCGTACCGTTTGGCGCCATATTCGGCGCTTTGCTGGCATTGTTGACTGTCGACAAGTTCGGGCGCCGTCCTGTCCTGACATTCTGCGCGATCCTGTTTGCGGCCGGTTCCTTCGCCGCCGCTGCGGCCTTCAGCGTTTGGTCGCTTACATTTGCAAGGTTGGTCATTGGCGCTGCGATTGGTGCTTCATCGCTCGTGGCCCCCATGTATCTCGCGGAAATCGCTCCGGCGCGTATTCGGGGTGCCGTTGTCTCCGCCTTTCAACTCATGATCACAATCGGCATCCTCGCAGCGTTCGTGGTCGATTGGGCGTTCTCGTTTTCCGGGTCCTGGCGCTACATGCTCGGTTTCAGCCTGGTGCCTGCTGTCATCTGCCTTGCCGGCATATTCAAGGCACCGGAAAGCCCCCGCTGGCTTGTTCTTGCCGGGCGGGACAAGGCTGCGCGCGAAGTGCTGCAAACGGTTCAGCCGGAGGCCAGCCCCGAGCGGCTCGACAAGATTGTCAAGGAAATCGAAGAAAGCCGCCCATCAGACCCGCGCGAGGAAAGCTGGAGCCGTTTCAAGGAACCAGCCCTTCGAGGCGTGCTGATCTTTTCCGTCCTGGCATTCTTCCTGCAACAGTTCAGCGGTATCAACGTGATCATGAACTACGCGCCGCGCATCCTTGAAAACGCCGGTTTTGAAGGCCTCGCCAACGAACTTGTGGCAACAATCGGCATTGGCGCATTAAATGTCGGGGTCACCATTCTGGCGATGATCGTTGTGGATCGTCTTGGGAGACGGCCACTTTTCATTTTCGGGTTTGCGGGCGCATTCCTGAGCATGGCGCTGGTAGCTGTCCTGTTTCATCTGAACGACAACAATCTTGCCTGGCTTTCGCTTGTTGGATTGTTTTCGTTTGTCTTTTTCTTCGCCATCAGTCTGGGGCCTCTTCCCTGGCTCTATATGTCCGAACTGTTCCCGCTTGCGCTAAGAGGCAAGGGAATGGCAATCGCGTCCGTTTCCAACTGGCTTTGCAACTTCCTCGTCGTGTTCCTGTTTCCAACGCTTGCGGCAAGCCTCGGGGAAGCGATGACGTTCGGTCTGTTTTCGGCCTGCTGCGCTTTCGGGCTCTGGTATTCGTGGGCGTTCGCACCGGAAACGCGCGGTCTCATTCTTGAGGAAGTCGACCAGAACATTGTCCGCACGTCAGCAGGAAGCGTGACGGCGTAA
- a CDS encoding metal-dependent hydrolase, with protein sequence MQLTWYGHSAFKIEFADTSILFDPFLNGNPSFPQDLSVDQVGEGVTHVILTHGHDDHVGDSIEILKKTGAQLISNFEICMWASRQGVENFSPMNTGGMVDTGSFKVALTKAEHSSSKQSDGEAIYLGNPHGVIVEVPGKKVLYHMGDTDIFSDMALINEIYRPKVGIVPIGDRFTMGGKVAAMACTRFFEFDTIVPCHYGTFPIIDETPDTFHAAMGPEAGKVTTMSPGSSIDL encoded by the coding sequence ATGCAGCTAACATGGTATGGGCATTCCGCCTTCAAGATTGAATTTGCTGACACATCTATCCTGTTCGATCCGTTTCTGAACGGAAATCCCTCCTTTCCGCAGGATCTCTCCGTAGATCAGGTTGGTGAGGGCGTAACGCACGTGATCCTGACGCACGGACATGATGATCATGTCGGAGATTCGATCGAGATCCTTAAGAAAACCGGTGCTCAGCTCATCTCGAATTTCGAGATCTGCATGTGGGCCAGCCGTCAGGGCGTTGAGAACTTCTCCCCGATGAACACCGGTGGCATGGTGGATACCGGTTCCTTCAAGGTTGCGCTGACCAAGGCGGAGCATTCTTCGTCGAAACAAAGCGACGGTGAAGCAATTTACCTCGGCAATCCGCACGGCGTCATTGTCGAAGTCCCCGGAAAGAAGGTCCTTTACCACATGGGTGACACGGACATTTTCTCCGACATGGCACTCATCAACGAGATTTACCGCCCGAAAGTCGGAATTGTTCCAATCGGCGACAGGTTCACCATGGGTGGCAAAGTTGCCGCAATGGCGTGTACGCGCTTCTTCGAGTTCGACACGATCGTGCCCTGCCATTATGGCACGTTTCCAATTATCGACGAGACGCCGGACACATTTCATGCTGCCATGGGGCCCGAGGCCGGCAAGGTCACGACCATGAGCCCCGGATCGAGCATTGACCTTTGA
- a CDS encoding TetR/AcrR family transcriptional regulator produces MTNLNPTSQSGKKVSGPGRPRNFDEAAALEQALLVFWKNGFEATSLDDLTKAMGLSRSSFYAAFGSKQALFLRALEHYSENGLQNLKDVAGSAAGNPIDAMMQALSNPEGGKQGCMLVNCITELAPHDEEVAAIGRRHLEKIEEIFARVLNPGNPETVRDKARAYSSLAIGTLALRKAGYPADRIAETLKQAREILPA; encoded by the coding sequence ATGACGAATTTGAACCCAACATCTCAGTCAGGAAAGAAGGTCTCAGGACCCGGGAGGCCGCGCAATTTCGACGAGGCGGCTGCTCTTGAACAAGCACTGCTTGTGTTCTGGAAAAACGGCTTTGAAGCAACGTCGCTTGACGATCTGACCAAAGCGATGGGGCTCAGCAGATCAAGCTTTTATGCAGCGTTCGGGAGCAAACAGGCGCTCTTTCTGAGGGCGCTTGAGCACTACTCCGAAAACGGGCTTCAAAACCTGAAGGACGTCGCCGGCTCCGCAGCGGGAAATCCAATCGATGCGATGATGCAGGCGCTCTCCAATCCGGAAGGCGGCAAGCAGGGCTGTATGTTGGTGAACTGCATTACCGAGTTGGCGCCGCACGATGAAGAAGTGGCTGCGATCGGCCGTCGTCACCTTGAGAAGATTGAGGAAATCTTTGCCCGCGTTCTTAATCCCGGCAATCCGGAAACCGTGAGAGACAAGGCGCGTGCTTATTCGTCTCTTGCGATTGGAACTCTGGCCCTTCGCAAGGCTGGTTATCCGGCGGACCGGATTGCCGAAACCTTGAAACAGGCACGGGAAATTCTTCCAGCCTGA